From one Anaerococcus prevotii DSM 20548 genomic stretch:
- a CDS encoding ATP-binding cassette domain-containing protein: protein MVLENVSLKVEKGKIYGLLGPNGAGKSTLLKIITKVMNCTSGDI, encoded by the coding sequence ATGGTACTTGAAAATGTATCACTTAAAGTAGAAAAAGGAAAGATATATGGATTATTAGGACCAAACGGTGCTGGAAAATCAACACTATTAAAAATAATTACTAAAGTTATGAATTGTACATCGGGGGATATTTAG
- a CDS encoding molecular chaperone DnaJ: MGKIIEFPDDKKLREKLKKYRDSLEELLLERDNLYYVVCANIKTQYMLIFGSLEYKVFSDFCKYQRLRRKKALIQIRINRKEEINLSDIEDILDLEFADYREKLDSKMDEINHAISRSHLEILSDDDTILLKRLYRKIVRALHPDLNPELSDREQHLFYNATESYKAGDLYSTKIIYDIVCSGDMDVEDLLTGKSLMDEVKRLEELVQKIKNDIDLIKSQSPYTWKIYVEDDDKKEEKLKTLENDLKSYQEAIKTQEEYIEELLRK, from the coding sequence ATGGGAAAAATTATTGAATTTCCAGATGATAAAAAACTTAGGGAAAAATTAAAAAAGTATAGGGATAGTTTAGAGGAACTTTTACTAGAAAGAGATAATCTTTACTATGTAGTTTGTGCAAATATCAAAACCCAGTATATGCTGATTTTTGGAAGTCTTGAATACAAGGTGTTTTCTGATTTTTGCAAATATCAGAGACTTAGAAGAAAGAAAGCTTTAATACAGATAAGGATTAATCGTAAGGAAGAAATAAATTTATCTGATATCGAAGATATACTAGATTTAGAATTTGCTGATTATAGGGAAAAGCTTGATTCTAAGATGGATGAGATTAATCATGCAATTAGTCGTTCTCATTTAGAGATTTTATCTGATGATGATACAATTTTGCTAAAAAGATTATATAGAAAAATTGTAAGAGCCTTGCATCCTGACCTTAATCCAGAGCTTTCTGATAGGGAGCAACACTTATTCTACAATGCCACAGAATCATACAAGGCAGGCGATCTTTATTCTACAAAAATTATTTACGATATAGTTTGTAGTGGAGATATGGACGTTGAAGATCTTTTAACTGGAAAATCTTTGATGGACGAGGTCAAAAGATTAGAAGAATTAGTTCAGAAAATTAAAAATGATATTGATTTGATAAAATCTCAAAGTCCCTATACTTGGAAGATATATGTGGAAGATGATGACAAAAAAGAAGAGAAGCTTAAGACTTTAGAAAATGATCTAAAATCCTACCAAGAAGCAATAAAGACCCAGGAAGAATACATAGAAGAATTATTGAGGAAATAA
- a CDS encoding HIRAN domain-containing protein: MGDLIKKDQNGLVDIITNNEKRFDLPKPFEHDIFLFVSYVAGTTHIENIGEIYENLEEGEKLNLYREPDNEHDPQAISIETSRKEKIGYVPRQDNVIFSRLMDAGKNLFAKVEDKEMRGKWARIKINIYLRES; encoded by the coding sequence ATGGGTGATTTAATAAAAAAAGATCAAAATGGTCTTGTTGATATTATTACAAATAATGAGAAGAGATTTGACCTTCCCAAACCATTTGAACATGATATATTTCTTTTTGTTTCATATGTAGCTGGTACTACTCATATTGAAAATATTGGGGAAATCTACGAGAATTTAGAAGAAGGTGAAAAGTTAAATCTCTACCGTGAACCCGACAACGAACATGATCCTCAAGCTATTTCTATAGAAACATCAAGAAAAGAAAAAATAGGATATGTCCCACGCCAAGACAATGTGATTTTTTCAAGACTAATGGATGCGGGGAAAAATCTTTTTGCAAAAGTGGAAGATAAAGAAATGCGAGGCAAGTGGGCCAGGATAAAAATCAATATATATCTTCGTGAAAGTTAG
- a CDS encoding helix-turn-helix transcriptional regulator, translating into MKTKIAELRKENKLSQAELADIVGVTRQTITSIETEKYIASLPLAYKIAKYFNLKIEDVFDLEGE; encoded by the coding sequence TTGAAGACAAAGATAGCTGAATTAAGAAAAGAAAATAAATTATCCCAAGCTGAGCTTGCTGATATTGTAGGGGTGACAAGGCAAACTATTACATCTATAGAAACCGAAAAATACATAGCGTCTTTGCCATTAGCCTACAAGATAGCTAAATATTTTAACTTAAAGATTGAAGATGTATTTGACCTGGAGGGGGAATAA
- a CDS encoding IS110 family transposase, with translation MSVMVQVETTNQKKEGNKMISIGIDIAKEKFTVCALEQGSKIIWKPFDVHLNKTKVEEFLKKLDTLNEEVKIIMEATGKYHLPILYELKDKEYFVSVVNPLKMKQFCRVLNFRKAKNDNIDAIQIAEYGLMYWKELQEYKVDSESFRILKELNRSYQHYMDLRINQMNFIDQTISQTFPGIKKLIPHASGDFSKDKLLDFLEIWWHKDLVLEKPEEKFIEDFKNWAKEKRYHPNADKAKSIYKLAEESISIQPSNSSYIKTSIQEGIELIKHINQILHTILSQMIEISEPLEEYQEAKKFSGISDKLAVQITAEFGDLSKFKNKKSLISFVGIDSPPYESGNFKADQRKITKRGNAILRKVGYQAMKCMMSAKDTENDIYLYMVKKEKDGKAKKICKFAGLNKFLRTYYAKVMASKQEKKLLKVA, from the coding sequence ATGAGTGTAATGGTGCAGGTAGAAACTACAAATCAAAAGAAAGAAGGTAATAAAATGATATCTATAGGAATAGATATAGCAAAAGAAAAGTTTACAGTCTGTGCACTAGAACAAGGTAGCAAAATCATTTGGAAGCCTTTTGATGTTCATCTTAACAAAACAAAAGTAGAAGAATTTTTAAAGAAACTAGATACGTTAAATGAAGAAGTAAAAATAATCATGGAAGCAACAGGTAAATATCATCTTCCAATCCTCTATGAATTAAAAGATAAAGAATATTTTGTAAGTGTAGTAAACCCTTTGAAAATGAAACAGTTTTGTAGAGTACTTAACTTTAGAAAAGCAAAAAATGATAACATAGATGCCATACAAATAGCAGAATATGGCTTGATGTACTGGAAAGAATTACAAGAATATAAAGTAGATTCAGAAAGTTTCAGAATTCTAAAAGAATTAAACAGATCCTATCAGCACTACATGGACTTAAGAATCAATCAAATGAACTTCATAGATCAAACAATAAGTCAAACATTTCCAGGAATAAAGAAATTAATACCACATGCTTCAGGAGACTTTTCAAAAGATAAACTATTAGACTTCTTAGAAATATGGTGGCACAAAGACCTAGTATTAGAAAAACCAGAAGAAAAATTCATAGAAGATTTTAAAAACTGGGCAAAAGAAAAGAGATACCATCCTAATGCTGATAAAGCTAAATCCATATACAAGCTCGCAGAGGAAAGTATCTCAATTCAACCTTCTAATAGCTCATATATAAAGACTAGCATACAAGAAGGGATAGAATTGATAAAACATATAAATCAAATTCTACATACTATTTTATCACAAATGATAGAAATTTCCGAGCCCTTAGAAGAATATCAAGAAGCAAAGAAATTCTCAGGAATATCAGATAAATTAGCAGTGCAAATTACAGCAGAATTTGGAGACTTATCAAAATTTAAAAACAAAAAAAGTTTAATATCATTTGTAGGAATAGATTCACCACCATATGAGTCAGGTAACTTCAAAGCGGATCAGAGAAAAATAACAAAAAGAGGCAATGCAATACTAAGAAAAGTAGGTTATCAAGCTATGAAATGCATGATGAGTGCAAAAGATACTGAAAATGATATATATCTGTATATGGTAAAAAAAGAAAAAGATGGAAAGGCTAAGAAGATTTGTAAATTTGCAGGATTAAATAAATTCTTAAGAACCTACTATGCAAAAGTTATGGCATCAAAACAAGAAAAGAAGTTATTAAAAGTAGCCTAG